In Streptomyces sp. NBC_00306, a single genomic region encodes these proteins:
- a CDS encoding metallophosphoesterase translates to MVVVFVLVAIAVIALLAGVHRYVWSRLVRDTTAGRGRARRIGTVVMWVLPLLSLGALMSGRAGAPLWLESVLAWPGYLWLAVLLYLVLALLVGEVVRAVWLRRGSPSPAEPAVAAPEPSLHTVPAGAADAPAPESGTAAPNGPAAETPAAQSTSSADEPTGPAQRQVSRRLFVSRVVGGGAAAAALGTVGYGTYGVLRGPRVTRVTVPLAKLPRGVHGFRIAVVSDIHLGPVLGRAHTQRIVDTINRTSPDLVAVVGDLVDGSVADLGPAAEPLAQLKARHGSFFVTGNHEYFSGAGEWVDHVRELGLRPLENQRVEIAGFDLAGVNDVAGESEGDGPDFGKALGDRDRSRASVLLAHQPVVIHDAVEHGVDLQLSGHTHGGQLWPGNYLAELANPTVAGLERYGDTQLYVTRGAGAWGPPVRVGAPSDITVVQLASRQA, encoded by the coding sequence GTGGTCGTGGTCTTCGTGCTGGTGGCGATCGCGGTGATCGCCCTGCTCGCGGGCGTGCACCGCTATGTGTGGAGCAGGCTCGTGCGCGACACGACCGCGGGCCGGGGCCGTGCACGCCGCATCGGCACCGTTGTGATGTGGGTGCTCCCGCTGCTGTCCCTGGGCGCGCTGATGTCCGGGCGCGCCGGGGCGCCGCTGTGGCTGGAGAGCGTCCTCGCGTGGCCGGGCTATCTGTGGCTGGCGGTGCTGCTGTACCTGGTGCTGGCGCTGCTGGTGGGCGAGGTCGTACGGGCCGTGTGGCTGCGCCGGGGCTCGCCGTCGCCGGCGGAGCCGGCCGTGGCCGCGCCCGAGCCGTCGCTGCACACCGTTCCCGCGGGCGCCGCCGACGCGCCGGCACCGGAGTCCGGTACCGCCGCGCCGAACGGCCCCGCGGCCGAGACGCCCGCAGCGCAGTCCACGAGCTCCGCGGACGAGCCCACCGGGCCCGCGCAACGGCAGGTCTCCCGGCGACTGTTCGTCTCGCGGGTCGTGGGCGGTGGAGCCGCCGCGGCCGCTCTCGGGACCGTCGGTTACGGGACGTACGGAGTACTGCGCGGCCCGCGGGTCACCCGGGTGACCGTGCCGCTGGCCAAGCTGCCCCGCGGTGTCCACGGCTTCAGGATCGCCGTCGTCAGCGACATCCACCTCGGACCCGTCCTCGGACGGGCCCACACGCAGCGCATCGTCGACACCATCAACCGCACGTCACCCGATCTGGTCGCCGTCGTCGGCGACCTGGTGGACGGCAGCGTGGCCGACCTCGGCCCCGCCGCCGAACCGCTCGCGCAGCTCAAGGCCCGGCACGGCTCCTTCTTCGTGACCGGCAACCACGAGTACTTCTCCGGCGCCGGCGAATGGGTCGACCACGTCCGTGAACTTGGGCTGCGCCCCCTGGAGAACCAGCGCGTCGAGATCGCGGGCTTCGACCTCGCCGGGGTCAACGACGTCGCGGGCGAGAGCGAGGGCGACGGGCCGGACTTCGGCAAGGCGCTCGGCGACCGGGACCGCAGCCGCGCGTCCGTCCTCCTCGCGCACCAGCCGGTGGTCATCCACGACGCCGTCGAGCACGGCGTCGACCTCCAGCTCTCCGGCCACACCCACGGCGGTCAGCTGTGGCCCGGCAACTACCTGGCCGAGCTCGCCAATCCGACCGTCGCCGGGCTGGAGCGCTACGGCGACACGCAGCTGTACGTGACCCGGGGCGCGGGTGCCTGGGGCCCGCCGGTGCGGGTCGGGGCGCCCTCCGACATCACGGTCGTCCAGCTCGCGTCCCGGCAGGCGTAG